The following proteins come from a genomic window of Paenibacillus sp. CAA11:
- the yycF gene encoding response regulator YycF — protein MQGKILVVDDEQPIADILKFNLEKEGYEVILAFDGIQAVDLAFSERPDLILLDLMLPGKDGMDVCREVRTKLETPIIMLTAKDGEIDKVLGLELGADDYVTKPFSARELLARVKAQMRRQSKLLDSGEDAKQGLHLFDLFIDTDMYTVYKNGEPLDLTHREYELLYYMARNAGKVMTREHLLQAVWGFEYFGDVRTVDVTIRRLREKIEDDPSKPEVILTRRGLGYLIRSTKTGGF, from the coding sequence ATGCAGGGAAAAATCCTGGTAGTAGACGATGAACAACCCATTGCGGATATATTGAAATTTAATCTGGAAAAAGAGGGCTATGAGGTCATTCTGGCCTTTGATGGCATTCAGGCGGTAGACCTGGCCTTCTCGGAGCGTCCTGACCTGATTCTGCTGGATCTGATGCTTCCGGGGAAGGACGGCATGGATGTATGCCGCGAGGTACGTACCAAGCTTGAGACGCCTATTATTATGCTGACGGCGAAGGATGGGGAGATCGACAAGGTGCTCGGTCTTGAGCTTGGCGCTGACGACTATGTGACCAAGCCATTTAGCGCCCGGGAGCTGCTGGCACGCGTCAAGGCACAGATGCGCCGGCAGAGCAAGCTGCTGGACAGTGGGGAAGATGCGAAACAGGGACTTCATTTGTTCGATCTCTTTATCGACACGGATATGTACACGGTGTATAAGAATGGAGAGCCGCTGGATCTGACGCACAGAGAGTATGAGCTTCTCTATTATATGGCCCGCAACGCGGGCAAGGTCATGACCCGGGAGCATCTGCTTCAGGCTGTCTGGGGTTTCGAGTATTTCGGGGATGTGCGGACGGTGGATGTGACGATCCGGCGTCTGCGCGAGAAAATTGAAGATGATCCGAGCAAGCCGGAGGTCATTCTGACCCGGCGGGGGCTTGGCTATTTGATACGCAGTACCAAGACAGGTGGGTTCTAG
- a CDS encoding serine hydrolase domain-containing protein: protein MKKIIVFMIALLILCTGFATPSYALSDSQSDSIQTLLDDASRISGVPGISISILANNEVLYFSSGYADREKGLPASENTLYELASVSKAFTGMGILLMEEQGLLSMSDSIQKYLPWFTLKYQGKHVDMQSITLNNFLHHTSGLTNGSHIQNIPQGNTPDMLQRTVEMLVDSELSFYPGEQYNYGTVNYDVLGLVIEIVSGQSYEDFMREQVFQPLGLHQTYVYKEDAQATGQLAQGYRSSFFMTTPYNAPDFSGNKPAGYIISCTKDMARWMGIQMGIVQDIPEIFHTVIEKSHQGDMSVPAVNEMYYAAGWSVNANQTIIEHPGGNPNFGTEVVILPNERIAISLLTNGENINRSMVLKIKDILDGNLTQSYGISGTQLLDIILSSTTIILCLLAVLFFLLGLRRRKTNERQPMTKKRIIVTAILLFATIVQCILCCALDWSTILIWRTYSVLTTLISSALLTASITWFVYTHRYNASLRK from the coding sequence ATGAAAAAAATTATTGTCTTTATGATTGCATTACTTATACTGTGCACCGGATTCGCAACACCAAGCTATGCATTATCAGATTCGCAATCTGATTCAATACAAACATTGTTGGATGATGCAAGCCGTATATCAGGTGTACCGGGAATATCAATCTCAATACTTGCGAACAATGAAGTACTTTACTTTTCTTCCGGGTACGCAGATCGTGAAAAGGGACTGCCGGCAAGCGAAAATACTCTATATGAGCTGGCTTCGGTAAGTAAGGCTTTTACCGGCATGGGTATTCTGCTGATGGAAGAGCAAGGACTGCTCTCAATGTCAGACTCTATCCAGAAATATTTGCCTTGGTTTACGTTAAAGTATCAGGGGAAACACGTTGATATGCAAAGTATTACACTCAATAACTTTTTACACCATACTAGCGGCTTAACAAATGGCAGTCACATTCAAAACATTCCACAAGGCAATACGCCGGATATGTTGCAAAGAACCGTAGAAATGCTCGTAGATTCTGAATTGTCGTTCTATCCTGGTGAGCAGTATAATTACGGAACTGTTAATTATGACGTATTAGGTCTGGTTATTGAGATTGTGTCGGGACAAAGCTATGAAGACTTTATGAGGGAACAGGTATTTCAGCCGTTGGGTCTTCACCAGACGTATGTTTATAAAGAAGATGCTCAAGCCACCGGACAGTTGGCACAGGGCTACCGTTCTTCCTTTTTTATGACAACCCCATATAACGCGCCGGATTTTTCCGGGAATAAACCCGCAGGCTACATCATTTCTTGTACAAAAGATATGGCGCGTTGGATGGGCATACAGATGGGTATTGTGCAGGACATACCCGAAATATTCCATACGGTTATCGAAAAATCACATCAGGGTGATATGTCTGTTCCTGCTGTCAACGAAATGTATTATGCGGCGGGCTGGTCGGTAAACGCCAACCAAACGATTATAGAGCACCCCGGGGGCAATCCCAATTTCGGAACCGAAGTGGTCATACTGCCAAATGAACGAATAGCCATCAGCTTGCTGACCAACGGCGAAAATATCAATAGAAGCATGGTACTAAAAATTAAAGATATATTAGACGGCAATCTGACGCAGTCATATGGAATAAGCGGCACACAGCTTTTGGACATCATTTTGTCGTCTACCACAATTATTCTTTGCCTATTGGCTGTTCTGTTCTTTCTCTTGGGATTACGTAGAAGGAAAACGAATGAGCGGCAGCCAATGACCAAAAAGCGAATAATCGTAACAGCTATTTTGCTGTTTGCTACGATTGTCCAGTGTATACTGTGCTGTGCATTAGATTGGTCAACGATACTTATTTGGCGAACATATAGTGTTCTTACAACTTTGATTTCGTCGGCATTATTAACAGCAAGCATTACATGGTTTGTATACACTCACCGATATAATGCCTCGCTCCGAAAATAA
- a CDS encoding S1C family serine protease, whose amino-acid sequence MGLFDDDFYSTKVSRRAVKAQETDHKWRSPRRSRPRNSSTVKIAVICSILSSVVAVLLFSFVTGLPSTTQEAGARSGSGIHSSGDPYERLIQAAAKVRPAVVSIVNHQASAEEAENAKGDAAALGSGVVIKKEKGKAYVVTNNHVIADADNLEVVTVSGSSIKAKVVGKDPVSDIALLEIEDKGIDTVAEIGDSKKLRWGETVIAVGNPLGLSDTLTSGIISYTNRIIPVSINQDGVYDWEQEVIQTDAAINEGNSGGALVDLDGQVIGINTMKISDMGVEGIGFAIPVNEVMKTVDDLMLDGKVSRPYLGVYSLDLDNPYSPVTDEQRKELKLPDSVKKGVVVLEAHGPAAKAALELNDVITELDKNPIESTLDLRKYLYEDKKIGEDMEVGFYRDGKLQHVTVTLTDKPADADIDEDQGTGADEGDTDSNK is encoded by the coding sequence ATGGGATTGTTTGACGACGATTTTTATTCCACCAAGGTATCTAGAAGGGCCGTCAAAGCCCAGGAGACGGATCATAAGTGGCGGTCGCCGCGAAGGTCCAGACCCAGAAATTCATCCACTGTGAAAATAGCCGTGATCTGCTCCATACTGAGCTCGGTTGTAGCTGTACTGCTGTTCAGCTTCGTTACGGGCCTCCCCTCCACGACACAAGAGGCTGGTGCACGTTCAGGTTCCGGTATCCACAGCTCAGGAGATCCTTATGAACGGTTGATTCAAGCTGCGGCCAAGGTCCGTCCGGCTGTGGTCAGCATTGTGAACCACCAGGCTTCGGCAGAGGAAGCAGAGAATGCCAAGGGTGATGCTGCGGCTTTGGGGTCGGGTGTGGTTATCAAGAAGGAGAAGGGCAAAGCCTATGTGGTTACGAATAACCACGTGATCGCGGATGCCGATAATCTGGAAGTGGTGACGGTGAGCGGCAGCTCGATCAAAGCGAAAGTTGTCGGTAAGGACCCCGTATCAGATATTGCACTGCTTGAGATTGAGGACAAAGGTATTGATACTGTAGCTGAGATTGGCGATTCGAAGAAGCTGCGCTGGGGCGAGACTGTAATTGCTGTAGGCAATCCGCTCGGCCTTAGCGACACGCTGACCTCCGGCATTATCAGCTATACGAACCGGATTATTCCGGTCTCGATCAATCAGGACGGCGTCTATGATTGGGAGCAGGAAGTGATTCAGACCGATGCGGCCATTAATGAAGGCAACAGTGGCGGCGCTCTGGTAGACCTTGACGGCCAGGTGATCGGTATCAATACGATGAAGATTTCCGATATGGGCGTTGAAGGGATTGGCTTTGCCATTCCGGTAAATGAGGTTATGAAGACCGTCGATGACCTGATGCTAGACGGCAAGGTTTCCCGCCCTTATCTGGGCGTGTATTCCCTTGACCTCGATAACCCTTATTCACCGGTTACAGATGAGCAGCGTAAAGAGCTGAAGCTGCCGGACTCAGTGAAGAAGGGCGTGGTCGTTCTTGAGGCCCATGGCCCAGCAGCGAAGGCGGCGCTGGAGCTCAATGATGTCATCACCGAGCTCGACAAGAATCCGATTGAATCGACCTTGGATTTGCGCAAATATCTGTATGAGGATAAGAAGATTGGCGAAGATATGGAAGTCGGGTTCTATCGGGACGGGAAGCTTCAGCACGTCACGGTGACGCTTACCGACAAGCCAGCGGATGCTGATATTGACGAAGACCAGGGAACGGGTGCGGACGAAGGCGATACGGATTCGAACAAGTAA
- a CDS encoding CxxH/CxxC protein: MYVVCKDHVEVAIDKFVDEYEEAPDIVNLEETEFADWDPPAKCQECEKAGQFLVV; encoded by the coding sequence ATGTATGTAGTATGTAAAGACCATGTTGAAGTGGCGATCGACAAGTTCGTGGATGAGTACGAGGAAGCTCCGGATATTGTGAATTTGGAGGAGACCGAGTTTGCGGACTGGGACCCGCCGGCAAAATGCCAGGAGTGCGAGAAGGCAGGACAGTTCCTGGTAGTGTAA
- the walK gene encoding cell wall metabolism sensor histidine kinase WalK yields MRLRSFFRTIQARLIMIYVLLILIAMQLIGVYFVSAMKNSLTSNFTKDLQERAELLSVLAAQNLGGAAASTTASGDESLDNLRVLVNNLFNINGAEIQVLDPGGKVLTTSKPSHADYVGRKNTQTVVSRALQGISDNEEYIIDDDNIRKKVVAKPVLSDGKIVGAIYIAASMSDLYSTMERINGIFISGILLALGLTAVLGVILAHTITSPIKELTRRATAVAEGKFDQQMPVLGNDEIGQLSKAFNYMTSRLRDALAQNEEEKEKLASILTNMSDGVIATDETGKVILMNRRASALLEAGGEELGRSVTELLGLPEEDQADLARGSLPPRLLMRGTPEGGESIIRATFTPLHRREVGMIGAIVMLQDVTEQEKLEASRREFVANVSHELRTPLTTIKSYTEALEDGAMQEPELGSRFIGVIQNETERMIRLVTDLLHLSRLDSKEAPLRKQRTDLMEMLEDVADRFSFQMQQKGIQSVISVGEGVGAAWMDRDQIDQVLDNLISNAMKYTPDGGWITIEARKGTEDYLEVSVEDTGTGIPKKDLERIFERFYRVDKARSRNMGGTGLGLSIAREIVKAHGGTIFLQSELGQGTKVTFTLPLLEEGGEEA; encoded by the coding sequence ATGCGGCTTCGCTCATTCTTCCGCACCATTCAGGCCAGGCTGATCATGATATATGTTCTCCTGATCCTGATTGCGATGCAGCTGATCGGGGTGTATTTCGTCAGCGCTATGAAGAACTCACTGACGAGCAACTTCACGAAGGACCTGCAGGAGCGGGCCGAGCTGCTCTCCGTGCTGGCTGCGCAGAACCTTGGCGGGGCTGCTGCCAGCACTACCGCTTCAGGGGATGAATCGCTGGATAACCTGCGGGTGCTCGTAAATAATCTGTTCAATATTAACGGGGCCGAAATTCAGGTGCTGGACCCGGGAGGCAAGGTGCTGACGACTTCCAAGCCGTCGCATGCCGATTATGTCGGGCGTAAGAATACACAGACCGTGGTCAGCCGGGCACTGCAGGGAATCAGTGATAATGAAGAATACATTATTGATGACGATAACATTCGCAAGAAGGTTGTCGCCAAGCCCGTGCTCAGTGATGGGAAGATCGTAGGCGCAATCTATATTGCCGCTTCAATGAGCGATCTGTACAGCACGATGGAGCGCATTAACGGAATCTTCATCTCGGGCATTCTACTTGCATTGGGGCTGACCGCCGTGCTGGGCGTTATTCTTGCCCATACGATAACCTCGCCGATCAAGGAGCTGACCCGGCGAGCAACAGCTGTGGCAGAGGGGAAGTTCGACCAGCAGATGCCTGTGCTGGGCAATGACGAGATCGGCCAGCTTAGCAAGGCCTTTAATTATATGACAAGCCGGCTGCGCGATGCCCTGGCTCAGAACGAAGAGGAGAAGGAGAAGCTCGCTTCGATCCTGACTAATATGAGCGACGGCGTGATTGCAACGGATGAGACCGGGAAGGTCATCCTGATGAACCGCCGCGCGAGCGCGCTCTTGGAAGCAGGCGGCGAAGAGCTTGGGCGCAGCGTGACCGAGCTGCTGGGTCTGCCGGAGGAAGATCAGGCAGACCTGGCTAGAGGCTCGCTGCCGCCGCGACTGCTTATGCGCGGCACGCCCGAGGGCGGCGAATCGATCATTCGCGCCACCTTTACGCCGCTGCACCGGCGCGAGGTCGGCATGATCGGCGCGATCGTCATGCTGCAGGACGTCACGGAGCAGGAGAAGCTGGAAGCATCGCGGCGGGAGTTCGTTGCGAACGTATCGCATGAGCTGCGGACGCCGCTGACTACGATCAAGAGCTATACGGAAGCTCTTGAAGATGGAGCGATGCAGGAGCCGGAGCTGGGCTCGCGCTTCATCGGCGTCATCCAGAATGAGACGGAGCGGATGATCCGGCTCGTTACGGATCTGCTGCACTTGTCGCGTCTGGACTCTAAGGAGGCGCCGCTGCGCAAGCAGCGCACCGACCTGATGGAGATGCTGGAGGATGTGGCTGACCGGTTTTCTTTTCAAATGCAGCAGAAGGGCATTCAATCCGTTATTTCAGTGGGTGAAGGGGTTGGGGCCGCCTGGATGGATCGTGACCAGATTGACCAGGTGCTCGATAACCTGATCTCCAATGCCATGAAATATACACCGGATGGTGGGTGGATTACCATTGAGGCCCGCAAGGGAACGGAGGACTACCTGGAGGTATCTGTGGAGGATACCGGTACCGGCATTCCGAAGAAGGACCTGGAGCGCATCTTCGAGCGCTTCTACCGGGTGGACAAGGCCCGTTCCCGCAATATGGGCGGCACCGGACTCGGCCTATCCATTGCCCGGGAAATTGTGAAAGCGCACGGAGGCACCATCTTCCTTCAATCTGAGCTTGGCCAGGGCACGAAGGTGACCTTCACGCTGCCTCTGCTGGAAGAGGGAGGTGAGGAGGCATGA
- a CDS encoding MBL fold metallo-hydrolase produces MGIRFTVLSSGSTGNATVVNYGDTTLMIDAGFSARRIDELLRERELTGEQLNGILVTHEHSDHIKGLGAVARKYNLPIYANEKTWEAIEKPVGAIAEENRRIFGTGESKDFGSLRVESFPISHDAAEPVGYCFYDGKSKLSVVTDLGYASDRVMQTIADSDVFVLESNHDIEMLRMGRYPWNIKRRILGDMGHLSNEAAGEVMSQLLTGRTKRAYLAHLSREHNMLDLAKMAVRDAMEDRGCFYKDSEFKLCDTYYDRPTPWDTVADL; encoded by the coding sequence ATGGGTATACGCTTTACCGTCCTGTCGAGCGGATCTACCGGCAATGCAACGGTGGTCAACTACGGGGACACGACATTGATGATCGATGCAGGCTTTAGCGCCCGCCGGATCGATGAACTTCTGCGGGAGCGGGAGCTAACCGGCGAGCAGCTAAACGGAATTCTAGTAACGCATGAGCATTCAGATCATATTAAGGGTCTGGGTGCGGTTGCGAGAAAATATAACCTTCCCATCTATGCAAATGAGAAGACTTGGGAAGCCATAGAGAAGCCAGTAGGGGCGATTGCCGAGGAGAATCGGCGCATCTTCGGCACAGGGGAGTCGAAGGACTTCGGTTCGCTCAGAGTGGAGTCTTTCCCCATCTCGCATGATGCCGCTGAGCCGGTCGGTTACTGCTTCTATGACGGCAAATCCAAGCTGAGCGTGGTTACCGATCTGGGATATGCCAGTGACCGGGTGATGCAGACCATTGCCGATTCGGATGTGTTCGTGCTGGAGTCGAATCATGACATTGAGATGCTGCGGATGGGCCGTTATCCTTGGAACATTAAGCGCCGTATCCTCGGAGATATGGGGCATCTGTCCAACGAAGCGGCAGGGGAAGTGATGAGCCAGCTCCTGACCGGGCGCACCAAGCGAGCATATCTCGCTCATCTCAGCCGGGAACACAACATGTTGGATCTGGCGAAGATGGCGGTGCGGGACGCCATGGAAGACCGCGGCTGCTTCTATAAGGACAGCGAATTCAAGCTGTGTGACACGTATTATGACCGGCCTACACCGTGGGATACGGTGGCTGATCTCTGA
- a CDS encoding YycH family regulatory protein: MKETVKTGILALLIAISLLQSYFLIYRLPGSNPVVKSGEDYVATDNMGTQLAAADLVYPEQMIIHMGNSKHTVFYPNSTFYNLIFGRLQGRLMDGFQRGVTMNTDWSRIRNEDQGIELQFGSGIPVPLLQKVMQIADDPLLDGESISRIFIYTDKGEDKVRVFFFSAQGDVVYEATKADFTVQDLKQHVAFGKNWTPYTLVNGTYYIPDKPLDTAKVSLEVGKYTVEQMQRSLFFDPSITRNIREKDNSEIYTDSKRSLQVRQDQNWMNYTDPAAASAGENSPEKNALSAVEFVNQHGGWSGRYLIRLSDETDGRQTVLFQQYYGAYPIIDMPDFHYGVMQLEMRQGTTTSYERSLLYLKEENRAKQVVRLPGGEELKRRIAAAAKEGQVIKLYPAYQPKLDKSGLTLTPVWVVKLHDGSERILP; encoded by the coding sequence ATGAAAGAGACCGTGAAGACAGGGATACTTGCACTGCTCATCGCGATCAGCCTTCTGCAGAGCTACTTCCTCATTTACCGTCTGCCGGGCAGCAACCCTGTCGTCAAGTCAGGGGAAGACTATGTGGCGACAGACAATATGGGTACACAGCTGGCCGCAGCTGATTTGGTCTACCCGGAGCAGATGATCATTCATATGGGCAACAGCAAGCATACGGTGTTCTACCCTAACTCGACCTTCTATAATCTGATCTTCGGGCGGCTTCAGGGCCGGCTGATGGATGGATTTCAGCGGGGGGTGACGATGAATACCGACTGGTCCCGAATTCGCAATGAGGATCAGGGGATCGAGCTGCAATTCGGCAGCGGTATTCCAGTTCCGCTTCTGCAGAAGGTGATGCAGATTGCAGATGATCCGCTGCTTGATGGAGAGAGTATTAGCCGAATTTTCATATATACCGATAAAGGGGAAGACAAGGTGCGGGTGTTCTTCTTCAGCGCACAGGGTGATGTGGTGTACGAAGCTACAAAGGCGGATTTTACAGTACAGGATCTGAAGCAGCATGTGGCCTTCGGCAAGAACTGGACGCCTTATACGCTGGTGAACGGAACGTACTACATTCCTGATAAGCCGCTGGATACGGCCAAGGTTAGCTTGGAGGTTGGAAAATACACCGTAGAGCAGATGCAGCGCAGCTTGTTCTTCGATCCGAGCATCACTCGAAATATTAGGGAGAAGGACAATTCGGAAATTTACACGGATTCGAAGCGAAGCCTTCAGGTTCGCCAAGATCAGAACTGGATGAATTACACGGATCCCGCGGCTGCGTCTGCCGGAGAGAACAGTCCGGAGAAGAACGCACTGTCTGCCGTGGAGTTCGTGAACCAGCATGGCGGCTGGAGCGGACGCTATCTGATCAGGCTGAGTGACGAGACGGACGGGCGCCAGACGGTACTGTTCCAACAGTATTACGGAGCATACCCGATTATTGATATGCCGGATTTTCACTACGGTGTCATGCAGCTTGAGATGCGTCAGGGTACAACCACAAGCTATGAACGGTCGCTGCTGTACTTGAAGGAAGAGAATCGGGCAAAGCAGGTGGTGAGACTGCCCGGCGGGGAAGAACTTAAGCGCCGGATTGCGGCTGCAGCCAAAGAGGGCCAGGTCATCAAGCTGTACCCTGCATATCAACCGAAGCTGGACAAGTCAGGCTTAACGCTGACCCCGGTATGGGTAGTTAAGCTGCATGATGGCAGCGAACGAATATTGCCATAA
- the rlmH gene encoding 23S rRNA (pseudouridine(1915)-N(3))-methyltransferase RlmH produces the protein MLVQVIGVGKLKEKYLVQGIAEYAKRLTPYVKFQVIEVPDEKAPETMSEAEVRQVKEREGERILAHVKGDAHVIALAIGGQLWSSEELSAELDKLGTYGTSHVVFVIGGSHGLSDDVLRRAQQKLSFGRMTLPHQLMRLVMVEQIYRAVKINRGEPYHK, from the coding sequence ATGTTGGTTCAGGTGATTGGTGTGGGGAAGTTGAAGGAAAAGTATCTGGTGCAGGGGATCGCGGAGTATGCGAAGCGGCTCACGCCTTATGTAAAATTTCAGGTCATCGAGGTCCCCGATGAGAAGGCGCCGGAGACGATGAGTGAGGCGGAGGTGCGGCAGGTCAAGGAGCGCGAGGGCGAGCGCATCCTCGCGCATGTGAAGGGCGATGCGCATGTCATCGCCCTGGCAATCGGCGGACAGCTCTGGAGCTCGGAGGAGCTGTCCGCCGAACTCGACAAGCTCGGCACCTATGGGACGAGCCATGTCGTGTTCGTCATCGGGGGGAGCCATGGGCTCTCCGATGACGTGCTGCGCCGCGCCCAGCAGAAGCTCAGCTTCGGGCGCATGACGCTGCCGCACCAGCTCATGCGGCTGGTGATGGTGGAGCAGATTTATCGGGCCGTGAAGATAAATCGGGGGGAACCTTATCATAAGTAG
- the yycI gene encoding two-component system regulatory protein YycI, giving the protein MDWGRAKNVLIYAFLLLNLVLGYQLWMDLREQADANPDLTSLAENTQRVMEDKNIKVTAQIPTETPELQKINYRFLDEDTQKETTLPQPVYSKLIFSPKELVSELSASIPGIANYQYDPVESREGTFVLHPLVEDGWPLFRVNLELHYSDQRITSYRQQSIEINSLGEEKRQRVLSASKALGNLVDNYLPEGSVVKSIELGYYGEMFNSDAQVAAPAWRFTLESGEIYYVQGISGDVISPGTDKSKS; this is encoded by the coding sequence ATGGATTGGGGCAGAGCCAAAAATGTGTTGATATATGCGTTCCTCCTGCTGAATTTGGTGCTTGGCTACCAGCTATGGATGGACCTGCGCGAGCAGGCGGATGCCAATCCCGACCTAACCTCTCTGGCGGAAAATACACAGCGGGTGATGGAAGACAAGAATATCAAGGTAACGGCGCAGATTCCGACCGAGACGCCGGAGCTGCAGAAGATTAATTATCGCTTCTTGGATGAGGATACACAGAAGGAGACGACCCTTCCGCAGCCGGTATACAGCAAGCTGATCTTCTCGCCGAAGGAGCTGGTCTCCGAGCTGTCTGCGAGCATACCGGGGATTGCTAACTATCAGTATGATCCGGTGGAGAGCCGGGAGGGGACCTTTGTACTGCATCCACTGGTGGAGGACGGCTGGCCGCTCTTCCGGGTTAATCTGGAGCTGCATTACAGCGATCAGCGGATCACCTCTTATCGGCAGCAGTCGATCGAGATCAACTCGCTCGGCGAGGAGAAGCGGCAGCGGGTGCTGTCGGCATCCAAGGCGCTGGGCAATCTGGTCGACAATTATTTGCCGGAGGGCTCGGTCGTTAAGTCGATTGAGCTCGGCTATTATGGGGAAATGTTCAATTCCGATGCGCAGGTCGCTGCCCCGGCATGGCGGTTCACTCTGGAGAGCGGAGAAATTTATTATGTACAAGGCATCAGCGGGGACGTGATCAGTCCAGGCACAGACAAATCCAAGAGTTAG